The following are encoded together in the Candidatus Liberimonas magnetica genome:
- a CDS encoding glycosyltransferase family 39 protein has product MNKRNTLLAVIISVIFILHIANALYQGKILPNCARTFDEGMNTDTLQFIHPIDTSSEYPPLYRFNCYLIKKLTGNNWTFIYVFNNSIYFLLLLIFLYLLGKAVKDTETGLLSALIVSLYPLVTAGYNRYCMDFALLSLIIIFLLFLYRSDYFLNAGYSVLAGITVVYGVMLKESFPAFIAGPVLYVFYLSLKDVFKRSFRRLITISIIFISAAAAAVSYFGLKHFYYLFWQCILLETTGKAWSSFDNLRLFWIGLWESQLSIPFFFVLIPGIYYFIKEKDTRFKITVFSSIIVPNLLMIFMPHWKSERYIMPQLSVLAFISAFGLRKIIESSWGKIVIAFLIIAGILQVYDLTYDKIGLSKLQYKGLYYWNPEYMELSVNTKLDRTKTCVNISQVLLSNIIETEHSGIKKNNYKILIFPGRPLDGALTLHSYFLLNSDKDVRIKRLFDLVKDLNINGAKQIDVDYVLQVAVKGSKRESIYDLDIFKKAVNQIIKENINNDPGPAGLDILGNKWLNYLKNFKDCGLIYSNSKDDFYLYQYNSNLN; this is encoded by the coding sequence TTGAATAAAAGAAATACTCTATTAGCGGTCATTATCTCTGTTATTTTTATATTACATATTGCCAATGCCTTATATCAAGGTAAAATTCTTCCCAACTGCGCAAGGACTTTTGATGAAGGCATGAATACCGACACACTGCAATTCATACACCCGATTGACACAAGTTCAGAGTATCCGCCTTTATACAGGTTTAACTGCTACTTAATAAAGAAACTAACAGGCAATAACTGGACTTTTATATATGTCTTCAATAATTCCATATATTTTCTTCTGCTTCTCATATTCCTTTACCTTCTTGGCAAAGCGGTAAAGGATACAGAGACAGGTCTGCTTTCTGCATTGATAGTTTCATTGTACCCTTTGGTCACTGCAGGCTATAACCGGTACTGCATGGACTTTGCCTTATTATCCCTTATTATAATATTCCTTTTATTTCTTTACAGGTCTGATTATTTCTTAAATGCCGGATACAGCGTCCTTGCGGGGATTACTGTCGTTTATGGCGTCATGCTTAAAGAGTCTTTTCCTGCTTTTATCGCAGGCCCGGTTTTATATGTTTTTTATCTATCTTTGAAAGATGTTTTCAAAAGAAGTTTCAGACGGCTAATTACGATTTCCATTATCTTTATTTCTGCAGCAGCGGCAGCTGTATCCTATTTCGGCCTTAAACACTTTTATTATTTGTTCTGGCAATGCATATTATTAGAAACTACCGGAAAGGCCTGGTCTAGTTTTGATAACCTAAGGTTGTTCTGGATAGGTCTCTGGGAAAGCCAGTTATCCATTCCCTTCTTTTTTGTGCTGATACCCGGAATATATTATTTTATAAAAGAAAAAGACACTCGTTTTAAGATAACGGTCTTCTCTTCGATTATTGTTCCAAATTTGTTAATGATATTTATGCCGCACTGGAAATCTGAAAGATATATTATGCCCCAGCTTTCAGTTTTAGCATTTATCAGTGCTTTTGGTCTCAGGAAAATAATTGAAAGCTCTTGGGGAAAGATTGTCATAGCTTTTCTTATTATAGCAGGGATTTTACAGGTATATGACCTTACCTACGACAAGATCGGGCTTTCAAAACTCCAATATAAAGGTTTATATTATTGGAATCCAGAATATATGGAGTTATCCGTCAACACTAAACTTGATAGAACTAAAACCTGCGTAAACATCTCGCAAGTGTTGCTGAGCAATATTATTGAAACGGAACATTCAGGAATTAAAAAGAATAATTATAAAATACTCATTTTTCCAGGCCGTCCGCTGGACGGTGCACTTACACTGCATTCATATTTCCTTTTAAACAGCGACAAAGACGTCAGGATCAAACGTTTGTTCGACCTTGTTAAGGACCTGAATATTAATGGAGCCAAGCAGATAGACGTCGATTATGTCCTCCAGGTGGCAGTTAAAGGTTCAAAACGTGAATCAATCTATGATTTAGATATTTTTAAGAAAGCTGTTAATCAGATAATTAAGGAAAATATAAACAACGACCCGGGGCCGGCCGGTCTTGATATTCTGGGAAATAAATGGTTAAATTACCTGAAAAACTTCAAGGATTGCGGATTAATCTATAGCAATAGTAAAGATGATTTTTATCTTTATCAATATAATAGCAACCTAAATTAG
- a CDS encoding TIGR00725 family protein, with protein sequence MKNRKIIAVIGGFEATPEIEKLAYETGKEIAKAGFILVCGGMKGVMEAACKGAKDEKGLTIGILPGKSRQDANPYIDIPIITAMSHARNAIIVRTADAVIAVGGKFGTLSEIGLAKAIDKPVFGIKTWDIEGINKVDSPKIAIELVNGLLK encoded by the coding sequence ATGAAGAATAGAAAAATTATCGCAGTTATTGGCGGGTTTGAAGCAACGCCTGAAATAGAAAAGCTTGCTTATGAAACGGGAAAAGAAATAGCCAAGGCCGGTTTTATCCTTGTCTGCGGTGGAATGAAAGGCGTAATGGAAGCTGCTTGCAAAGGCGCGAAAGATGAAAAGGGCCTGACCATCGGTATTTTGCCAGGCAAGTCCAGGCAGGATGCCAATCCTTATATTGACATTCCTATTATTACTGCAATGAGCCATGCAAGAAATGCCATAATAGTTCGAACAGCAGATGCAGTTATAGCAGTCGGAGGCAAGTTTGGAACGCTTTCGGAAATCGGCCTTGCTAAAGCTATAGATAAGCCTGTTTTTGGCATTAAAACCTGGGATATTGAAGGTATAAATAAAGTTGACAGCCCTAAAATAGCCATTGAATTAGTAAATGGACTATTAAAATAG
- a CDS encoding TRL-like family protein produces the protein MKKVLCAILLLSVAAFFTGCATVSSPLAGMIYTDVKAPGPVSNASGSSKVGKATATSILGLFAMGDASIKTAAQSAGIKIIQHVDYYSTSILGLYSTFTVEVYGE, from the coding sequence ATGAAAAAAGTACTTTGTGCAATACTTCTATTATCGGTAGCAGCGTTTTTTACAGGTTGCGCTACAGTGTCAAGCCCTCTTGCGGGAATGATATATACCGATGTAAAAGCACCGGGACCTGTTTCTAATGCATCGGGTTCCTCTAAAGTTGGAAAAGCCACTGCCACATCGATACTTGGATTGTTTGCTATGGGTGACGCAAGTATTAAAACTGCGGCTCAGAGTGCAGGCATTAAAATAATCCAACACGTTGATTACTATTCTACAAGTATCCTTGGCCTCTACTCCACATTTACCGTAGAAGTATACGGAGAATAG
- the dtd gene encoding D-tyrosyl-tRNA(Tyr) deacylase — protein MKAVIQRVTKASVSFNNQTRQIARGLVVFIGIGEEDTEDDAKWLSDKILNLRIFPNAEGKFDKSVFEVRGELLVVSQFTLYADANCGRRPDFTRAAKPEKALPLYQKFVLNLKTSELKVETGEFAADMIVEIHNDGPVTIILDTKDNGKV, from the coding sequence ATGAAAGCTGTAATTCAAAGAGTAACTAAAGCAAGCGTAAGTTTTAATAATCAAACAAGACAAATTGCCAGAGGCCTTGTTGTGTTTATCGGGATTGGGGAAGAAGATACTGAAGATGATGCTAAGTGGCTCAGTGATAAAATTCTGAATTTACGCATATTCCCGAACGCTGAAGGAAAATTTGATAAATCCGTATTTGAAGTAAGGGGTGAACTGCTTGTTGTGTCTCAATTCACTCTTTATGCTGATGCAAACTGCGGCAGAAGGCCTGATTTCACCCGTGCTGCAAAACCTGAAAAGGCACTTCCTCTTTACCAAAAATTCGTTTTAAACCTCAAGACTTCAGAGCTCAAGGTTGAAACCGGCGAGTTTGCTGCAGACATGATAGTTGAGATACACAATGACGGCCCTGTAACGATAATTTTAGACACCAAGGATAATGGTAAGGTCTAG
- a CDS encoding radical SAM protein, with protein MNPCTLCPHECRVNRLANKKGKCRTGKDLYVSSYNLHFGEEPPISGFRGSGTIFFTNCNLSCVFCQNYPISQLNNGNLISTDVLAKNMLELQEKGAHNINYVTPSHVLPMLVEAVDKAKKSGLKIPLVYNSGGYEKVSTLKLLEGIIDIYMPDAKYSNNENSKNYSKADSYWEINKPALLEMYRQAGNLVIDEEGIARKGLIIRHLVLPNDISGTKEVLKFIADKLSNSVYLSLMAQYHPANQSHKFPELSRKLTLQEYKNAVNIAHRLNLEKGWIQEL; from the coding sequence ATGAATCCCTGCACGCTTTGCCCGCATGAATGCAGGGTAAACAGGCTTGCGAATAAGAAAGGCAAGTGCCGCACGGGAAAGGACCTGTATGTATCAAGCTATAACCTGCATTTCGGAGAAGAACCTCCAATTTCCGGGTTCAGGGGTTCCGGGACGATATTTTTTACGAACTGCAACCTGTCCTGCGTGTTCTGCCAGAATTATCCAATCAGCCAGTTAAACAACGGCAATTTAATTTCTACTGATGTACTTGCAAAAAACATGCTCGAGCTGCAGGAAAAGGGCGCCCATAACATTAATTATGTGACCCCGTCGCATGTGCTTCCGATGCTTGTAGAAGCTGTGGACAAAGCAAAAAAAAGCGGGCTAAAAATACCTCTTGTCTATAATTCAGGCGGTTATGAAAAAGTTTCTACCCTGAAACTGCTTGAGGGAATAATCGATATCTATATGCCAGACGCAAAATACAGCAACAACGAAAACTCCAAAAACTATTCAAAGGCAGATAGCTACTGGGAAATAAATAAACCGGCCCTTTTGGAGATGTACCGCCAGGCCGGAAACCTCGTTATTGACGAAGAGGGGATTGCCAGGAAAGGGCTTATCATCAGGCACCTGGTTCTTCCAAACGATATTTCAGGAACAAAAGAGGTGCTTAAATTCATAGCCGACAAACTTTCAAACAGCGTATATTTAAGCCTGATGGCACAATACCACCCGGCTAATCAATCGCATAAATTCCCTGAATTATCCCGCAAGCTGACCTTACAGGAATACAAAAATGCTGTTAATATCGCACACAGGCTAAACCTCGAAAAAGGCTGGATACAGGAATTATAG
- a CDS encoding SagB/ThcOx family dehydrogenase, whose product MISLPDPKLTGDISLEEAISKRRSSRNFVNNDLTMEQVSQILWSAQGLTDKLNKYRAAPSAGSRYPMEIHVLTATGMFHYHPAKHALEQLRSEDIRPKLIQAALGQKFIAEAGLILIISAFPEKILSRYGDKGMRYIYQESGHIAQNVHLQAVAAGLIAVPIGAFTEDALKAAIDLPDELRPLYIIPVGYKKA is encoded by the coding sequence ATGATTTCATTACCGGATCCAAAACTGACAGGAGATATTTCTCTTGAGGAAGCGATTTCAAAACGCCGTTCCTCACGTAATTTTGTAAATAATGACCTTACCATGGAGCAGGTATCTCAGATACTCTGGTCAGCACAAGGCCTTACAGATAAATTAAATAAATACAGGGCAGCACCTTCTGCTGGTAGCCGCTATCCTATGGAGATACATGTCTTGACCGCTACTGGCATGTTCCACTATCACCCTGCAAAACATGCTCTTGAACAGTTAAGGTCCGAAGACATCAGGCCAAAGTTGATTCAGGCTGCTCTCGGACAGAAATTTATTGCGGAAGCTGGTTTAATCCTGATCATTTCTGCGTTCCCTGAAAAGATTTTAAGCAGGTATGGCGATAAAGGCATGCGCTATATTTACCAGGAATCCGGGCACATCGCTCAAAACGTGCATTTGCAGGCTGTTGCTGCCGGGCTTATAGCTGTTCCTATAGGCGCATTTACGGAAGATGCCTTAAAAGCAGCGATAGACCTGCCCGACGAATTAAGGCCTCTCTACATAATACCTGTAGGGTATAAAAAAGCATAA
- the amrB gene encoding AmmeMemoRadiSam system protein B, translating into MFRKAICSGTWYPNEAGEINNFFNPKAKKTKIIAGICPHAGWIYSGQTAGEVYSRMKPSQVYILLGPNHTGLGSPVSLYASGAWETPIGNIEVDSLLAKTILTASEIIQSDFLAHKGEHSLEVQLPFIKTLNRDAKIIPISMSDYNPDICKTVGETIAGVLIDRELTAKVTLIASSDMSHYISGDRAKKLDSMAIDKILQLDPEGLLETVNANNISMCGSGPVAAVLWASLKLGAKKAELVRYSNSGDVTGDQKQVVGYAGMIII; encoded by the coding sequence ATGTTTAGAAAAGCGATCTGTTCAGGCACATGGTACCCGAATGAAGCCGGCGAAATAAATAATTTTTTTAATCCCAAGGCAAAAAAAACTAAAATTATAGCAGGGATATGCCCGCATGCTGGCTGGATATATTCAGGGCAAACCGCAGGCGAAGTTTACTCAAGAATGAAGCCTAGCCAGGTTTATATTCTCCTGGGCCCTAACCATACAGGTCTTGGCAGCCCCGTGAGCCTCTATGCAAGTGGTGCTTGGGAAACTCCGATAGGCAATATCGAAGTAGACTCCCTTTTGGCAAAGACTATCCTTACTGCTTCTGAAATAATTCAATCTGACTTTTTAGCGCACAAAGGGGAACATTCTCTTGAAGTCCAGCTGCCTTTTATAAAGACATTGAACAGGGATGCTAAAATAATACCTATCTCCATGTCTGATTACAACCCGGATATATGCAAAACCGTAGGTGAAACGATAGCCGGAGTATTGATAGACAGGGAATTAACAGCTAAAGTTACCTTAATAGCTTCATCCGATATGAGCCATTATATATCGGGAGACCGGGCAAAAAAACTTGATAGCATGGCTATAGACAAAATACTTCAGCTTGACCCTGAAGGCCTTCTTGAGACAGTAAATGCTAACAATATCTCGATGTGCGGTTCAGGCCCTGTTGCAGCCGTTTTGTGGGCATCGCTGAAGCTGGGCGCAAAAAAGGCAGAACTTGTCCGTTACTCGAATTCCGGTGATGTAACAGGAGACCAAAAACAGGTGGTTGGCTACGCAGGAATGATAATCATTTAG
- a CDS encoding DUF72 domain-containing protein — MNTVKIGCCGFPLAQAKYYQNFNTIEINQTFYQLPELKTAKKWVEKAPKGFEFIVKAWQLITHPCVSSTYRRLREKIPELKKRYYGLFNQTDEVREAWRRTLEFGQILKAKIYLFQTPSSLRPTVDNITNLYKFFKHIHSRELTFIWEPRGEWNTGLITKICSDLNLIHCVDPLRSKPLYGHIRYYRLHGGYEEKRIVYDHKYKLNELNNLLKHADKPLNYFLFNNSNMWQDSVQLQKLIQNQR; from the coding sequence ATGAACACTGTAAAAATCGGCTGCTGCGGTTTTCCTTTAGCCCAAGCCAAATACTATCAAAACTTTAACACCATCGAGATAAACCAGACTTTTTATCAATTGCCTGAACTTAAAACCGCAAAAAAATGGGTTGAAAAAGCACCGAAAGGTTTTGAGTTCATTGTAAAAGCCTGGCAATTGATAACTCACCCCTGTGTCAGCTCGACTTACAGGAGGTTAAGAGAAAAGATACCTGAGCTAAAAAAAAGATATTACGGGCTCTTCAACCAGACAGACGAAGTACGCGAAGCCTGGCGAAGGACATTAGAGTTCGGCCAGATTTTAAAAGCGAAGATATATCTTTTTCAAACACCGTCCTCTTTAAGGCCCACCGTAGACAATATAACCAATTTATATAAGTTTTTTAAACATATCCATAGCCGCGAGTTGACGTTTATCTGGGAGCCCAGAGGTGAATGGAACACCGGCCTGATCACAAAAATATGCAGTGATCTCAACCTTATACATTGCGTAGACCCTTTAAGGTCAAAACCTTTGTACGGACATATCAGATATTACAGGCTTCACGGAGGATACGAAGAAAAACGCATAGTTTACGACCACAAATATAAGTTGAATGAATTAAACAATCTGCTTAAACATGCCGATAAACCGCTGAATTATTTTCTTTTTAATAATTCAAATATGTGGCAAGACTCAGTTCAATTGCAAAAACTTATTCAAAATCAAAGATAA
- a CDS encoding NAD(P)H-hydrate epimerase produces the protein MITVTSRQMRSIDATAINKYGIPAGILMENAGIETAKDIIKTRKYISKPVAVFCGSGNNGGDGLVVARHLFNNNFNVEIFLAKPAVAFKTDSLINYNSAKKLGIKIRKYSKAIDLSKYGLIVDALLGTGTKGEITGIHKEIIEKINLSKKPVISIDIPSGLDADSGKTLGAAVKALKTITIGFVKKGLVTKAAKPYVGKLTVAGIGLPRLAELEGLI, from the coding sequence ATGATAACAGTTACATCCCGCCAGATGAGGTCGATCGATGCTACTGCGATAAACAAGTACGGTATTCCTGCCGGCATTCTAATGGAAAATGCCGGCATTGAAACAGCTAAAGACATTATAAAAACAAGAAAATATATTTCAAAACCTGTTGCTGTTTTCTGCGGATCTGGCAATAACGGCGGTGACGGGCTGGTGGTTGCACGCCATCTTTTCAATAATAATTTTAACGTAGAAATATTTCTTGCAAAACCAGCCGTTGCGTTCAAAACAGATTCTCTGATAAACTATAATAGCGCGAAGAAATTAGGAATAAAAATACGTAAATACTCTAAAGCCATTGATCTTTCAAAGTACGGCCTGATAGTCGATGCTCTCCTTGGCACCGGCACAAAGGGTGAAATAACAGGGATTCATAAAGAAATAATCGAAAAGATAAACTTATCAAAAAAACCTGTAATTTCTATCGATATTCCTTCCGGGCTTGATGCAGATTCAGGGAAAACGCTCGGGGCAGCGGTAAAAGCTTTAAAAACAATTACTATAGGGTTTGTTAAAAAAGGTTTAGTTACCAAAGCAGCAAAACCTTATGTCGGGAAATTAACCGTTGCAGGGATCGGCCTTCCCCGCCTAGCGGAATTAGAAGGGCTTATTTAA
- a CDS encoding insulinase family protein, giving the protein MKLDNGLTVIIKKDNSLPIVSVQVWVRVGSVNESDKTSGLSHFLEHLLFKGTKDYPGTEISRIVETQGGVINAATSKELTYFYIDSQKDGLADAVKILADAMANATFPPDEIDNERPVVIEEIMRHYDDTYSLLYDAFSKVLYLKTPYRRSVIGSEDVIKNVTRQEISDYYKAHYTPKNMFLAVSGDLDTEKTIGLIKATFGKQKLQEPPSQPALNEPLHTKEASREKRNVKMSYLFCGFLGPDITSGDQFAADITGLILGGTQSSRLYRGLRENKQLVYSINSSYSSQRGTGAIYVSAMFAKENEQKVIDEINKEINALMESGPSDEEVKRAKEITKSQWYFDNETFHDKAALYAYWELQGIPDMPKKYIKNIDKVKKEDVAIFLKKYYKPQGMSYSIILPEEEK; this is encoded by the coding sequence GTGAAATTAGATAACGGTTTGACAGTTATTATAAAAAAGGACAATTCTCTTCCGATCGTATCCGTGCAGGTTTGGGTCAGGGTAGGTTCTGTAAACGAAAGCGATAAAACAAGCGGTTTATCTCATTTCCTTGAACACCTTTTATTTAAAGGTACAAAAGATTATCCCGGAACTGAAATAAGCCGTATCGTTGAAACCCAGGGTGGGGTAATTAATGCCGCAACTTCAAAGGAGCTCACCTACTTTTACATCGATTCACAGAAAGACGGGCTTGCGGACGCTGTTAAAATCCTTGCTGATGCAATGGCTAACGCCACTTTCCCGCCGGATGAAATAGACAATGAAAGGCCTGTAGTGATAGAAGAAATTATGAGGCATTATGACGATACATACTCTCTTTTGTACGACGCTTTCAGTAAAGTGCTTTATTTGAAAACTCCTTATAGAAGAAGCGTTATAGGAAGCGAAGATGTAATCAAGAATGTTACGCGGCAGGAGATAAGTGATTATTATAAGGCGCATTATACCCCAAAGAATATGTTCCTTGCAGTATCAGGAGACCTGGATACTGAAAAAACAATCGGCTTGATAAAAGCCACGTTCGGAAAACAAAAGCTTCAGGAGCCTCCCTCGCAGCCTGCATTGAACGAACCTTTGCACACTAAAGAGGCTTCAAGAGAAAAAAGAAATGTCAAAATGTCCTACCTTTTTTGCGGATTCTTAGGCCCGGATATCACCTCCGGCGACCAGTTTGCAGCAGATATTACCGGCTTGATACTCGGCGGCACACAATCTTCAAGATTGTATAGAGGTTTAAGGGAGAATAAACAGCTTGTATATTCAATAAACTCTTCTTATTCATCTCAAAGGGGCACAGGAGCGATATATGTTTCAGCCATGTTTGCCAAAGAGAACGAACAAAAAGTAATCGATGAAATAAACAAGGAGATAAATGCTCTAATGGAAAGCGGGCCGAGCGATGAAGAAGTCAAAAGGGCAAAAGAGATCACTAAATCCCAATGGTATTTTGACAACGAAACTTTCCACGATAAAGCTGCGCTCTATGCTTACTGGGAACTTCAGGGCATACCCGATATGCCTAAGAAATATATCAAAAATATCGATAAAGTAAAAAAAGAAGACGTGGCCATTTTTTTAAAAAAATATTACAAGCCCCAGGGAATGAGCTATTCAATAATACTCCCAGAAGAAGAAAAATGA
- a CDS encoding insulinase family protein — MKKYFLFLISMQIFCTQLYAGGNVNQFTLDNGIQVLHKKIDSNPIITLQVFLRGGIINDKKELAGLANLTQVLMTKATKTRNSERLSNDIEDIGANLSLDVDYDSCRITITVTDPHIEKAAEILSDIIRNPAFDDKEIEKERTNILAGIDRREDSIFNVANDLLNKTFYAGHPYSWTNYGTKETVSKIKKDDILAFHKILYTSGNIFIVIAGDIELGDAENIIKKYFTSIPSSQEKLEKPVPEMPAPKKVLKELNKFKQAYLMIAYPAPSIQDPDYSVLKVINTVLGGRMTSRLFVELREKLSLAYEVSSFYPSRKELSKFVIYIGLNKKNLGLTKKRIAELIDDLKNKEIDNKELSETKNYIKGVFLLEHQTVVKQAWYLGWWEIMGKGHNYDQAYLDDLMKVSPEEIKKAANKYFKDNYVQVEIVPE, encoded by the coding sequence ATGAAAAAATATTTTTTGTTCTTAATATCCATGCAAATATTTTGCACTCAACTTTATGCGGGAGGGAATGTGAACCAGTTCACTTTAGATAACGGCATTCAGGTACTTCACAAGAAAATAGACTCTAATCCTATCATTACTCTTCAGGTATTCTTGCGCGGCGGAATTATTAATGATAAAAAGGAACTGGCAGGGCTAGCCAACCTAACACAGGTTTTAATGACGAAAGCAACAAAAACCCGGAATAGCGAACGGTTATCGAACGATATCGAAGATATCGGCGCAAATTTATCTTTGGATGTTGATTATGACTCATGCCGTATTACCATAACTGTCACAGACCCGCATATAGAGAAGGCTGCTGAGATCCTGTCCGATATCATACGTAACCCTGCTTTTGACGACAAAGAAATCGAAAAAGAAAGGACTAACATATTAGCAGGCATCGACAGGCGGGAAGACAGTATATTTAATGTAGCAAATGACCTCCTTAATAAAACGTTTTACGCAGGCCACCCTTACTCTTGGACAAACTACGGGACAAAAGAAACGGTTTCAAAAATAAAAAAGGATGATATATTAGCCTTTCATAAAATCCTGTATACCTCAGGCAACATCTTCATAGTTATAGCAGGCGACATAGAATTAGGTGATGCAGAAAATATCATCAAAAAATATTTTACCTCGATACCTTCAAGCCAGGAAAAACTTGAAAAACCTGTCCCTGAAATGCCGGCCCCCAAAAAAGTATTAAAAGAACTTAACAAATTCAAGCAGGCTTATTTAATGATAGCTTATCCGGCTCCATCAATTCAAGACCCGGATTATTCTGTTTTAAAGGTCATAAATACCGTCCTCGGCGGAAGGATGACTTCAAGGCTGTTCGTTGAGCTCAGGGAAAAACTAAGCTTGGCCTATGAGGTAAGCTCATTCTATCCTTCACGAAAAGAGCTTAGCAAATTCGTCATTTACATAGGGTTGAACAAAAAGAACCTCGGCCTCACTAAAAAGCGAATTGCAGAATTGATAGATGACTTAAAAAATAAAGAAATTGACAACAAGGAGCTGTCTGAAACAAAAAATTACATAAAAGGCGTTTTTTTACTTGAACACCAGACTGTGGTTAAACAGGCCTGGTACCTTGGCTGGTGGGAGATAATGGGAAAAGGTCATAATTATGACCAGGCTTACCTTGATGACCTTATGAAAGTAAGCCCTGAGGAAATTAAAAAAGCGGCCAATAAATATTTTAAAGACAATTATGTACAGGTTGAAATCGTACCGGAATGA
- a CDS encoding peptide-binding protein, with protein MKHLTALILLFCLLSGFIACKKNSIQYGKTNTSTPEYGDFYITSSIGDASYLNPVLATDSASGNINGLIYNGLVKYDKNITLVGDLAEKWSVSKNGLVLTFYLRKNVLWHDGRPFTAEDVKFTYERLIDPAVKTPYSSDYLIIKEFKIINPYSIVITYKKPFAPALESWGMGIIPKHIFKEGDFNSHPANRNPVGTGPYRFKEWKTDEKIVLEPNANYFEGKPFLNRYISKVIPDQAVEFLELRNQNIDEMSLTPDQWKAYPEFFENYTKFRYPSFAYTYLAFNLANPAFQDKKFRQAIAHAINKDDIINGVLLGMGKAATGPFIPESWAYNKRVRDYSFDVKESKRLLNELGWKVTNKNSYLEKDGKILEFTILTNQGNKLRSLTAEIIQAQLKKIGIKVNIRIIEWSSLLHEFIDKRNFEAVILGWSLGRDPDQFSIWHSSQKNDGQYNFVSYANPQVDRLLELGRTVFDIGKRKEIYNKLHEILAGDLPYIFLYYPESLVVVHKRFRGPEVSPIGLGWNFYKWWAPKNEQKYMLN; from the coding sequence ATGAAACATTTAACTGCCCTGATACTTTTATTTTGCCTGTTATCAGGCTTTATTGCATGCAAAAAAAATAGTATTCAGTACGGAAAAACAAATACCTCAACTCCAGAGTACGGAGATTTCTACATTACATCGTCCATAGGTGATGCTTCCTACTTAAACCCTGTGCTTGCTACGGATTCAGCGTCAGGCAATATAAACGGCCTTATTTACAACGGCCTTGTAAAATATGACAAGAATATTACCCTTGTGGGAGACCTGGCTGAAAAGTGGTCTGTTTCAAAAAACGGGCTTGTCCTTACTTTCTATCTTCGTAAAAACGTATTGTGGCATGACGGCAGGCCTTTCACTGCTGAAGACGTCAAGTTCACTTATGAGAGGCTTATTGACCCTGCGGTAAAAACACCTTACAGCTCTGATTATTTAATCATAAAGGAATTTAAGATAATCAACCCTTACAGTATTGTAATAACTTATAAAAAACCATTTGCTCCTGCCCTGGAATCCTGGGGAATGGGAATAATCCCTAAGCATATTTTTAAGGAAGGGGATTTCAACTCTCATCCCGCTAACAGAAATCCTGTCGGAACTGGGCCTTACCGGTTCAAAGAATGGAAAACCGATGAAAAGATAGTTTTAGAGCCAAATGCAAATTACTTTGAAGGAAAACCTTTTTTAAACCGTTATATTTCAAAGGTCATCCCGGATCAAGCTGTCGAGTTCTTAGAGTTGAGAAATCAGAATATAGACGAAATGTCGTTAACCCCGGACCAATGGAAGGCTTATCCTGAATTTTTTGAAAACTATACTAAATTCCGTTATCCTTCGTTTGCTTACACCTATCTGGCATTTAATTTAGCCAACCCGGCGTTTCAAGACAAGAAATTCAGGCAGGCTATAGCCCACGCTATAAACAAAGACGACATAATAAATGGCGTGCTTCTTGGCATGGGAAAAGCAGCTACAGGGCCTTTTATTCCTGAATCGTGGGCCTACAACAAAAGAGTCAGAGATTACAGTTTCGACGTAAAAGAATCCAAACGCCTGCTTAATGAACTCGGATGGAAAGTAACAAACAAAAACAGCTATCTTGAAAAAGACGGGAAAATACTGGAGTTTACCATACTTACAAACCAGGGAAATAAGTTAAGAAGCCTCACTGCCGAAATAATCCAAGCACAGTTAAAAAAGATTGGAATAAAGGTAAATATCAGGATAATTGAGTGGAGTTCCCTGCTGCACGAATTTATAGATAAACGCAATTTTGAAGCCGTGATACTCGGCTGGTCGCTCGGCAGAGACCCGGACCAGTTCAGTATATGGCATTCTTCACAGAAAAATGACGGCCAATATAACTTTGTATCTTATGCAAACCCGCAGGTAGACAGGCTCCTAGAGCTTGGCAGGACGGTTTTTGATATTGGGAAAAGAAAAGAAATATACAACAAGCTCCATGAGATATTAGCCGGCGACCTGCCTTATATTTTTTTGTATTATCCCGAATCCCTTGTCGTTGTTCACAAAAGGTTCCGAGGGCCAGAAGTGAGCCCTATCGGCCTTGGCTGGAATTTTTACAAATGGTGGGCTCCAAAAAACGAACAGAAATATATGCTAAACTAA